The genome window GAATGAGCATATCACGAAGCCGCTCGACATTGGAGAACTGATGCGGTGTATGGATAAGTGGCTGTAAAAATGAGTTTGAGAGAAGCCGCAGTATCCTTGGTTTTTCTGTTGAAATAGATGAATTTATATAGTAGAATAAAAATGTTGTTTAGATCGTTACTACCCTTTACGGAAGGAAGTGTTTTGTTATTAACCGGGATGATTTACAAAAACAGAAAATTTTGATCGTGGACGATTCGGAAATGAATCGTTCGATTTTAGCAGATATTCTGGGAGAGGAATATGAGATTCTGGAAGCGGAGGATGGAGTCCAGGCAATTTCCATGCTTCAGAAGCATGCTATAGAGATTTCTGCCGTATTGCTTGATATTGTAATGCCACATATGGATGGCTTTGAAGTACTGAAGGTGATGAATCAGAGGCACTGGATCGATGATATCCCTGTTATCATGATTTCTGCCGAGAACAGCTCCAAGCAGGTCGAGCAGGCGTATGAACTGGGAGTTACGGATTTTATTATACGGCCTTTTGATGCACTTGTTGTCCATCGCCGGGTGGTCAATACTGTGCTGCTCTACACAAAACAGAAGAGACTGCTCGCAATCGTAGCAGCTCAGATAGATGAGAAGGAGTACCGTAACAGTTTGATGGTCGATATTCTCAGCCATCTTGTAGAATTTCGAAATGGAGAGAGCAGCCAGCACATTCTCAATGTACGTACTTTGACGGAGGTACTTTTGCGGCAATTGCAGAAAAGGACGGATCGTTACCAGTTGACTCAGGCAGACATCTCCAGTATCAATACAGCCGCTGCACTTCATGATATCGGAAAAATTGCGATTGACGAGAAAATTCTTAACAAACCTGGCAGGTTAACTAAAGAAGAATTTGAAGTGATGAAGACGCACGCGCTGACGGGGGCAGAGATGCTGGGGAATCTGCCGGCCTATCAGAATGAGCCATTGGTCAAATTCGCCTATGAGATTTGTCGGTGGCATCACGAAAGATACGACGGAAAGGGGTACCCGGACGGGCTGGTAGGAGAAGAAATTCCCATTTCGGCCCAGGTGGTGGCTCTTGCGGATGTGTATGATGCATTGACAAGCAAACGATGCTATAAAGAGGCGTTTCCCCATGCACAGGCAATCCAGATGATCCTGAATGGGGAGTGCGGGACCTTCAACCCATTGCTTCTGGAGTGTCTGCAGAGTGTGGAGGGCAACCTGGAAAATGAGCTTATAAATGCTCAGGGAAGAGGAAGACAGATCGTGCGGTGCAACCTGATGAGGGAGATGCTCCATGGCGAGAAGCTGTTTGCCTCAGAGCGGTCCGTACATTTGTTATATCAGGAGCGGATGAAGTACAATTTCTTTTCTGCGATGACAGAAGAAATACAGTTTGAATATACGCTGGCTTCGGATATGCTCAATCTGTCCAGCTGGGGAGCATCAAAGCTTGGGCTGAGTGAGGATATTATAGATCCGATTCATGATGAAAACGTGACACGAGTCCTGGGAGAAAATGTATGGCGTAACCTTTTAGAAAAATTACTTGCCACGACTCCTGAGCAGCCACTGATCAACTATGAATGCCCGATTCGTATTGGCGGAGAGTCACGCTGGTACCGGATTATTTCACAGGCAATTTGGTCGGGAGACGATCCGCCACAGTGTACCGGTGCCATTGGAAAAGCTGTTGATATTCATGACTCTCGAATCAAGATGGAGGAACTGGAGAAGAGAGCGGCTCATGATGCACTCACGGGTCTTCTTAATCTTACCAGCGCCAAGGAAATGATTCAAAAAAAGATTTCGCGAAATCCGGGCGGAAAGTTTGCACTTGCAATTTTTGATTTAGATGAATTTAAAATGGTCAACGATACATATGGACATGCATTTGGAAATCAGGTCCTGCAATATATGGCGGACAAACTGCACCATACGATTCGCGGTGAGGATATTATTGCGCGGGTCGGCGGCGATGAATTTATGATTTTTCTGGAATACGAGATGAAGATTGAGGCGGTGATCAAGCGGCTTTTCAATGCTCTTACCGGGAATTACGAAAGTATTTCTATTTCTGTCAGTATGGGTGTCGCTAAAAGTGATGTGGTGGGAAAGGAATATGATGCATTGTTCCATGCCGCTGACCAGGCACTCTACTCTGCAAAACGGACAGGGCGTGGCCAGTATGTGTTTTATGACGAATCAATGAAGGGGATGCTTTCGGTCATCTCTGTTGCAGAAAGTGATGCATAAAGGAGGAAATACAGATGACTTTACAGGAATGTTATAATGCCATAGGCGGTAATTATGCGGAGGTGTTCGCGCGGTTACATAGTGAACGGCTGGTGCGCAAATTTGTTCTGAAATTTTTAGATGATAAAAGTTATGAGCTTCTCTGTGTTTCGATGGCAGAGAAAGACTATGATGAGGCATTTCGGGCAGCACATACAATAAAGGGTGTGTGTCAGAATCTTGGTTTTGACCGGTTGCTGGAGTCAAGCAGCAAGTTATCTGATGCGCTGCGCCATGGCTGGACTCCGGAGGCTGATGTTCTCGTTGAGCAGGTGAAAGAGGATTATTGTGTTACGACTGCTGCAATTCGGGAATATGAAAAAGAATGCGAGGAACATTAATATGCAGAAGCGGAATAAGACTATGCGTTATTTGACGCTTAGTTTGATTGGTGTCAGTATTTCCTGTGTTTGCGTTTTTTGTTTTCTGGTAAAGTATATGAACCGGCAGAGTGAGAATACCATTAATCAGTTGGGAAACGTCTATATGGCCAGTATCAATGAGAGAATTTCCAAGCATTTTGAGACGATGATCGATCTGCGCCTGACACAGCTGGAAACGTTGGTGGAGACGATCCCGTCAAATACAAATAGTGATTCCGACAGCAAAGAATTGAGAGAGTGGCTGGAATACAGTGCTAAAGCCCGCGGTTTTGAGTCCCTGGCGTACTATTTTGAAGACGGAAGCTTTGAAATGCTCTACGGAGAGCAGGTGCGGTCGCTGAACCCGGAACCATTCCAGGAAGCTATGCAGAATGGAGAACGGAAGGTATCCGTGGGAGTGGGCGAACAGGAAGAGAAAGTTGCTGTCATGGGAATTCCGTTTGACGTGGAGATGCAGGATGGAAGAGATTGCATTGCGTTGGTAGGAAAGCTGCCTATTGAATATCTTTCGAGTACGCTTTCTCTGGGGGACAGAGATACCATGGTGTATTCTTTCGTTATCCGCAAAGATGGAAGTTTTGTTGTCAGCAGCTATGACAGTGTCCGGGACAATTATTTCGATCGCATCCGCGCCCTTTATGAGGAGGTAGATGGAAAAGGGGCAGAGCAGTTGATCGTGGAACTACAGGAAGCGATGGAAAGTAACAAAGACTATGCATCTATGGTACAATTGTATGGGGAACGGCGTCAGCTCTATTGTTCAAAGATGCCGATGTCAGAATGGTATCTGGTAACGGTGATGCCGTATGGAACCCTGAATCGCACGATTGAGGATATGGGAGGCAGATCTCTAAAAGTTTTTGTGGTAAGCTGTGCTGTGATTCTGCTCGTATTGCTTTTTGTTTTTCAGAGATATTTCAAATTAAACCGGGATCAGATGCTGGAACTGGAAAGGGCCCGGCAACAGGCAGAGGAGGCCAACCGGTCCAAGGGAGAATTTCTTTCTAATATGAGCCATGACATCCGTACGCCGATGAATGCAATCGTGGGCATGAATGCCATTGCCATGGCAAATATTAATGATACCAAGCGGGTACAGGATTGCCTGAAAAAGATTGGCCTCTCCAGCAGACATTTGTTGGGGCTTATCAATGATGTGCTGGATATGTCAAAAATCGAGAGCGGTAAGATGACACTAAATGTGGAGTTGGTGTCTCTGCGCGAAGCCATGGATAGTATTGTCAGTATTATACAGCCGCAGGTCAAAGAGAAACAGCAGAAATTCAATGTATTTATTTACGATATTTTTTCTGAGAATGTTCGATGTGACAGTGTAAGGCTTAATCAGGTTCTGTTAAATCTATTGTCAAACGCGGTAAAATTCACACCGGAGGGCGGTTCGATCGAAGTGTCCCTGCATGAAGTGGAATCCCCGAAAGGAGAAGGATTCGTCCGTATTCTGATGCGGGTGAAGGATGACGGTATCGGTATGTCGGAAGAATTCCAGGCACGTATTTTTGATTCCTTCAGCAGGGAGGACAGCAAGAGGGTACAAAAAACAGAAGGAACCGGCCTGGGAATGGCAATCACGAAATACATTGTGGATGCTATGGGCGGTGAAATTGAGGTGAAAAGCGCCCATGGCGAGGGTACGGAGTTCTGTGTGACTCTGGATTTTGAAAGAGCGGAGGAAATGGAGGACGATATGGTCCTGCCTGATTTTACGATGTTGGTGGTGGATGATGACCAGCAGCTCTGCGAAAGTACCGTAGCGTCCCTGAAATCGATTGGAGTTCGGACAGAGTGGGCTTTAGATGGCGAGACGGCCATTCAGATGGTGAATGAACATCATAAGAATCATTCGGATTATCACGTGATTCTTCTGGACTGGAAGCTGCCCGGTATGGATGGTATCCGAACAGCCCGGGAGTTGAGAAGACAGTTGGGGAATGACGTTCCTATTCTGTTGATCTCTGCCTATGATTGCAGTGAGATTGAGGCGGAAGCGCGTGCGGCGGGAATCAGTGGATTCTTGTCAAAACCACTGTTCAGATCCACCTTGTATTATGGATTGAAGCCTTATAGTGAGCCTGCTTCTGAACTGCCGCAACCGGAGAAGGTGGAAGTAGATTTCTCTGGCAGGCGTATTTTGCTTGCGGAGGATAATGAACTCAACTGGGAGATTGCAAATGAGCTGCTTCAGGATCTGGGACTGAAACTGGATTGGGCGGAAAACGGGCAGATCTGT of Roseburia hominis contains these proteins:
- a CDS encoding diguanylate cyclase; translated protein: MNRDDLQKQKILIVDDSEMNRSILADILGEEYEILEAEDGVQAISMLQKHAIEISAVLLDIVMPHMDGFEVLKVMNQRHWIDDIPVIMISAENSSKQVEQAYELGVTDFIIRPFDALVVHRRVVNTVLLYTKQKRLLAIVAAQIDEKEYRNSLMVDILSHLVEFRNGESSQHILNVRTLTEVLLRQLQKRTDRYQLTQADISSINTAAALHDIGKIAIDEKILNKPGRLTKEEFEVMKTHALTGAEMLGNLPAYQNEPLVKFAYEICRWHHERYDGKGYPDGLVGEEIPISAQVVALADVYDALTSKRCYKEAFPHAQAIQMILNGECGTFNPLLLECLQSVEGNLENELINAQGRGRQIVRCNLMREMLHGEKLFASERSVHLLYQERMKYNFFSAMTEEIQFEYTLASDMLNLSSWGASKLGLSEDIIDPIHDENVTRVLGENVWRNLLEKLLATTPEQPLINYECPIRIGGESRWYRIISQAIWSGDDPPQCTGAIGKAVDIHDSRIKMEELEKRAAHDALTGLLNLTSAKEMIQKKISRNPGGKFALAIFDLDEFKMVNDTYGHAFGNQVLQYMADKLHHTIRGEDIIARVGGDEFMIFLEYEMKIEAVIKRLFNALTGNYESISISVSMGVAKSDVVGKEYDALFHAADQALYSAKRTGRGQYVFYDESMKGMLSVISVAESDA
- a CDS encoding Hpt domain-containing protein, which gives rise to MTLQECYNAIGGNYAEVFARLHSERLVRKFVLKFLDDKSYELLCVSMAEKDYDEAFRAAHTIKGVCQNLGFDRLLESSSKLSDALRHGWTPEADVLVEQVKEDYCVTTAAIREYEKECEEH
- a CDS encoding response regulator — protein: MQKRNKTMRYLTLSLIGVSISCVCVFCFLVKYMNRQSENTINQLGNVYMASINERISKHFETMIDLRLTQLETLVETIPSNTNSDSDSKELREWLEYSAKARGFESLAYYFEDGSFEMLYGEQVRSLNPEPFQEAMQNGERKVSVGVGEQEEKVAVMGIPFDVEMQDGRDCIALVGKLPIEYLSSTLSLGDRDTMVYSFVIRKDGSFVVSSYDSVRDNYFDRIRALYEEVDGKGAEQLIVELQEAMESNKDYASMVQLYGERRQLYCSKMPMSEWYLVTVMPYGTLNRTIEDMGGRSLKVFVVSCAVILLVLLFVFQRYFKLNRDQMLELERARQQAEEANRSKGEFLSNMSHDIRTPMNAIVGMNAIAMANINDTKRVQDCLKKIGLSSRHLLGLINDVLDMSKIESGKMTLNVELVSLREAMDSIVSIIQPQVKEKQQKFNVFIYDIFSENVRCDSVRLNQVLLNLLSNAVKFTPEGGSIEVSLHEVESPKGEGFVRILMRVKDDGIGMSEEFQARIFDSFSREDSKRVQKTEGTGLGMAITKYIVDAMGGEIEVKSAHGEGTEFCVTLDFERAEEMEDDMVLPDFTMLVVDDDQQLCESTVASLKSIGVRTEWALDGETAIQMVNEHHKNHSDYHVILLDWKLPGMDGIRTARELRRQLGNDVPILLISAYDCSEIEAEARAAGISGFLSKPLFRSTLYYGLKPYSEPASELPQPEKVEVDFSGRRILLAEDNELNWEIANELLQDLGLKLDWAENGQICVDMFSQSEVGFYDAVLMDIRMPVMNGYEATDVIRGMDRPDASLPIIAMTADAFSEDIQRCMEHGMNAHMSKPIDMKEITRILSKCFFGGGQESRPIDSVEWREV